Proteins from a single region of Schistocerca gregaria isolate iqSchGreg1 chromosome 3, iqSchGreg1.2, whole genome shotgun sequence:
- the LOC126354405 gene encoding probable chitinase 10 has product MLLQGITIIVCGLLTASVVRGTPLGDCRRRYILRRAYHLADDKNCTIFYKCAHATPVKHVCPEGLHFNRRLEVCDWPGSAGCSDSKHNASTTSTAADGTGSPMKQPPERCPAPVACPANEDEKSNTKHFPHAYNCSQFCKCDHGVPIKFDCPVGLYFNPVLEVCDWPHSSNCSSMLSNIPSTTSEPSPTFTELTTTTVEPLTDVPSTTSELSAENVYESTTISTEESSPDPATLTIEYTTGAPTNLPTDTTESFTVETTVVFNVTDDTAVAPESSTWQETLTSSSAMSPAPETTTAITTAFTEDTTVLYGDKDACDIIQSCPKYHRHSVVKHFPHPTNCSLYCRCNHGVAITEKCPVGLHFNSKLEVCDWPSNVNCK; this is encoded by the coding sequence GGATCACAATAATCGTTTGTGGACTTCTCACTGCATCAGTCGTCCGTGGAACACCTCTGGGAGACTGTCGACGGAGGTACATTCTACGCCGAGCATACCATCTCGCAGATGATAAGAACTGTACCATATTCTACAAGTGTGCCCACGCCACGCCAGTTAAACACGTGTGTCCTGAGGGCCTTCACTTCAACAGAAGGCTTGAGGTGTGCGACTGGCCAGGGAGCGCCGGCTGCTCTGACTCGAAACACAATGCGTCGACAACTTCAACGGCAGCAGATGGCACGGGTAGCCCAATGAAACAGCCTCCTGAGCGTTGCCCAGCCCCTGTAGCTTGTCCAGCAAACGAAGATGAAAAATCGAATACCAAACACTTTCCTCACGCTTACAACTGTAGCCAGTTCTGCAAATGTGATCATGGAGTACCCATCAAATTTGATTGTCCAGTAGGACTTTATTTCAACCCTGTTCTAGAAGTCTGTGACTGGCCACATAGTTCAAATTGCTCCAGTATGTTGTCAAATATTCCGAGCACCACTTCTGAACCTTCTCCAACGTTTACCGAACTCACCACCACGACCGTAGAGCCACTGACTGATGTTCCAAGTACCACATCTGAACTGTCAGCTGAGAATGTGTACGAATCCACTACTATATCAACTGAAGAAAGTAGTCCTGATCCTGCTACTCTAACTATAGAATATACGACTGGCGCACCAACTAATTTACCAACTGACACCACTGAATCATTTACTGTGGAAACTACCGTAGTATTTAACGTTACTGACGATACCGCTGTTGCCCCAGAGAGTTCCACATGGCAAGAAACACTCACTTCTAGTTCCGCAATGTCACCTGCGCCCGAGACAACTACGGCAATAACGACTGCCTTCACTGAAGATACTACCGTGTTATATGGAGATAAAGATGCTTGTGACATCATACAGTCGTGTCCAAAATACCATCGGCACTCCGTTGTTAAACATTTTCCTCACCCTACAAACTGCAGTCtgtactgtagatgcaaccacgGAGTAGCTATCACTGAGAAATGTCCTGTTGGATTGCATTTCAATTCAAAGCTTGAAGTATGTGATTGGCCTTCAAATGTAAATTGCAAATAG